The genomic region CATGTTGGGATTGATGTCAACGGCTTGCAATCTAAGAAAGCTGCTCCAGCTGCATACTATGATCAAAATAATGCCAGATTTCGTAATCTAACTCTCATCAGCGGTCAACCGATGAAAGTTTGGGTGGAATATGAAGGCGCCAAGAAGCAAATCGATGtcactttggctccaatcaaTGTTGATAAACCCTACACTCCGCTTTTGTCTTTGAATCTCGATCTTTCACCAATACTCAACGAAACAATGTATGTCGGCTTCTCTTCATCCACCGGCTCAGTCCTCACATCTCATTATGTATTGGGTTGGAGCTTCAAAATCAATGGCCAGGCTCAAGAACTTGTTGTGTCGAAACTTCCTAAGTTGCCGCAGATAGGAGGTAAAAGAAGGTCGAAACTTTTGACAATTGGCGTGCCTATTTTATCTGTGAGTTTGATTTTGCTAGCAGTTTACTGTTTAATTTACGTCATAAGAAGGAAGAGTAAGTTTGCAGAATTGCTCGAAGATTGGGAGCTTGAGTATGGCCCTCAAAGGTTTAAGTACAAAGAGTTGTACATTGCAACAAAAGGGTTTAAAGAAAAGGAGCTTTTGGGAAGTGGGGGTTTTGGTAAAGTGTATAGAGGCATATTGCCCACCACAAAAATTGAGATTGCTGTGAAAAGAGTCTCACATGAATCAAGGCAGGGGATGAAGGAGTTTGTGGCGGAAATCGTGAGCATTGGCTGCCTTCGCCATCGAAATTTAGTCCCACTCTTGGGATACTGCAGAAGAAAAGGGGAGCTGCTTTTGGTGTATGACTACATGGCTAATGGAAGCTTGGACAAGTACCTCCATGACCAACCGGCGGTCACTCTCAATTGGAGCCAGAGGTTTAGAGTTATCCGAGGCATTGCTTCGGGGTTGTTTTATCTTCATGAAGGATGGGAGCAAGTTGTGATTCACAGAGATGTTAAGGCCAGCAATGTGTTGTTAGATGGGGAATTGAATGCAAGGCTAGGGGATTTTGGGCTTTCAAGACTATATGACCATGGAACAGACCCTCAAACTACTCATATAGTTGGAACACTCGGATATTTAGCTCCGGAACATACAAGAACAGGACGGGCCACAGTGAGCACCGATGTGTTTGCTTTTGGGGCATTTTTGCTCGAAGTTGCTTGTGGAAGAAGACCGATAGAAACGCAAGGTCCCGAGCAGGATTTGATCTTGGTGGATTGGGTTTTTTCTTGTTGGAACAGAAGTAATATTCTCGAGGCAAAGGATAAAAACATTGGGACGGAGTTCGTAACCGAGGAGGTGGAGTTGGTATTGAAGCTGGGGTTGCTATGCTCTCACCCGGAGCCTTCGGCTAGGCCGAGCATGCGACGAGTCGTGCAGTATTTGGAGGGGGACATTGCTATGCCAGAGCTGTCAGTTCTTGGGCTTTCTTCGAGTGGATTGACTTTTGCTCACCATGaaggttttgatgattttgctaTGTCATATTCGTCTTCTATGACCAAGGGGTTTTCATATTCATCATACGCTGCTGAGTCCACACTCCTCTCAGGTGGTCGCTGAATGAAGAGTAACGCTACGTGTTTTGGATACACTAAAAATATTACTTATGTATGGATTGTGTTTTGAAGAGTAACGCTACGTCTAGTATACTGGAATTCAATTCATAGCCATAGACATATGTACTGCAACATCCATATAGCCATATAGACAAAATCTATTTATGTAAGGTGGATTAAATTTCTGTATATTTTCGATATCAATTGTCTGTACATGATATACAAATATAGCTGATACAAGGAGCTATTCTACGCTATGAAGTAATTGACGCTATGATTGGGGTTGACCCAAAAAGGTAGATTACATTCCTACAATCACGACATTTTGTTTCTTAACAATCATTTTTCCTTACacaaaaaaggttttttttagtcaaaatggtctctgattTGCATAATacataactttggtccctaagatttaaaatcaatagaagtggtctttgagattgttcaccatccattattttggtcattttgttaaaaaacTCTGTTAAGTTGAGGGTATAACACAAAactttggttcctgagatttgcaaaacacataattttggtccctgagatttgcataacatataactttggtccctgagattgtccatcatccatcattttggtcatgcCATTAAAAAGCTTAGGGACCACTTAACATagttttttaatggaatgaccaaaattatggatggtggacaatctcagggatcacttctattgattttaaatctcatgaaccaaagttatgtgttatgcaaatctcagggaccattttgactaaaaagctcACAAAAAAATCGTGCCAAGACAGTGGATATTCTAGTCTGCAAAATCATTATGAGAAGAAAAGGACAAGGTGTTTGTTTTGgttagggaaattttatttaaacctatTTAATctctttttacacccaacttaaattttaaatgttaattgtctattttaccctattgcataattaatattaagtataaaatgaaattaataataaaactcaaatttatcaataaaaccaaacactataattaaaccctacGATTACTCTTTGTTTATCCTACGTTTAGTCtggctaaaaccctaatagctctcatagaaaaatatgtttttttttattgatggatggtgattttgaagttttgaatcctctAACCAACGTATGACTCagtttatgaattttttgttcgtttgatttcaattttttagagtGTAAAAGTTATTTTACTGTAATTTTGTTCAACAAATACAACGAAAGCATCCAACGATGAAAAATGTCTGGTGTGAAGGGACCCAGTAACTGGTTGAATTGGCAAACAACTGAGACAAGTCAAACTCTATTTCTTGCGGTTGTGAAGCGAAAACCATGATTCCTTTGCATTATCTTGCTTAGTTGTTTCCTCGATACTAGGACATAAGAATATAAgttattttcaaatttgtaaGCCGAATTGTGCTTGATTGCTAATATCCATTTTTTTGTGGATTTAGAACCCAATATTGCTACATcgttttgggcttttttttttattttttttatttttttttgtggccTTTTCCCATTATGATCTCCAAAAGGACAACCCCATAACTATACACATCGCTTTTCGCAGTGATTTTTAGCATGCAGGCATATTCTGCAGGTAACAATTGAATTATTAGCTTTTGTGTTGTGGAAAACCATGCAAAGAACATAGGTCTAAACACATGAAATTTAGCTTCTAAAAATCAAATGGGTGTAAAAATAAAtccacatattgaattgggtttatggGGGTATATTAGGCATTAAATTTGGGCTTAAAGAGACAttaatagtttagttaaaaatcaaaggATGCAAAGATTAATTTGGGTGTAGAAATAAGTtaaatgggtttaaataaaatttcccttttggTTATCAAAGTAATTTTTGTTCATATGCTTAGGTACTGATTTGAAACTTTATACTCTCTaacatttttaagaaaaaaggtATGGACATATTCACAAGTAGAACTTGTTGGGAATTttatctaaaaaaattaaaattaatggatGCTAAAACGACAATGAGCGGTAATAAACCGTGATTTGGTGGCCCTTTATTAAGCGTTTAGTTAcccttaaattcaattttctaataaaaattgTGAACAATTTTGTTGGTACatattttccaatttatttatttttgtagataTTAGACTCATCAAGTTTGCCTTGATAATGTATGACATACTTGCCATTTAGTACTAAGGTTTAACagtattcctctttatttgtaagcgagagatcttatgttcgattctcgtcaaaggggAGCTTGAACCACAGCCCACCCCCtctctcttagtgtaaataatatcgtttgttcaaaaaaatgtATGACATACTTGGGCATAGCTAAGTTAGCTAGAGTTGTGTGAATCCCTCTATAATCAAGTTTGAATTTCCCTCCCCTAATTTTACTCATGCGGCCAGGATACGAAATTCCCTTCTCccgtaaattattataatagttttcaatcatcttcatttcttaataataataataataataataataataatttaaaataaaaaacaaagagtTTGAGTCTCCCTGTTTGTCATTTAGATTAATTTAGTGTCCATCACCGCTTGAAGAAAATAGTATccataataacaaataaatcgCGAAGAATAGAATGAGACTCGTAAGTCCAGTTGATCAGAACAATATGTTTTCCCCTCCATATTCAAGTTAAATCACCTCTCTATTAGACCTAGCAATTTGTTACATGACCCGTTAACAAAACACATAAACAACATGAAAATAACAGGTtttgggtcaacacgataactaatcgggttgTTATTGGGTCATATGATAAGAATccattaataacgggtccttaacatgTTTACAAGAGAGTGACACACAGGTAACCCATTCCGACacattaagaaaatatatattttaatgattttaatttttaaactactaaaaaaaacttactataaaatacaatagtcatagtgtatttgtatatattgtatattaaaatAGATATTATTGTATcgttattctatataaatttaaaattttaagttttaattatttgtttatttttattgtatactataggcaaagagtaagactaaaaaaattataaaacaaattaaaaataaaaatatcaagtaatttaaaaataccaaacacattaaaaaaatataaaaattaatttataagtgcgaaaaatgtgaaaaaaaaatatgcaaacgctcgtGATCGCATACTCTACCctttgaggatgggtacattgttgtttaaatttttaaaaccatacaatcctcatgaatagtatttttaaaggAGTACCATTTTCCTTGGTGATTAatgaaaattgaagggttttattGTCAAAAACGTGCAAGGTTTCCTCAACCTTGAAATGCAACTCTTTTCAATTTGCATCtccttgaacatttggtattttgtagtaatgtactaatgttttttcattagaCTCTTATTTTGGGGTATGTAATACTTAAAAGACAAatgttgtttttatgttttgaagtaatatttatgtgacagtGTGGTATacataggggtgtgatatccacataccccattttacttctcacatacctttttaattttcagtcgtcagatcggatgaattgaagaagatcaacggacaaaaattatcaagaggtgtgtgagaagtaaaatagggtgagtggatagcacacccctatacatatactaatttagtattatgttttcaatttttttctagtcaaattatgtttttcatttaaattatttattgatttaaaatattttttccttAACAGGTAaggggtcgggtcatattacctaataatattaatgggtcaatttcaggtcgggtcatattacccgtttactttaacaggTGTTACTAGGGGTGGGTCCGGTTTCATTCAGTTCagtttttttgccaaaaccgaaaccttctttcaatttttttcggtttctttttgtttggttcggtttcagtcttttttatttttattttttataaaacttgattttttttttttttttttaaaatatggaaTCTAGAAAAGAGACATGCATTGTtggactaataataagaaagtAGGGAAAGTGGGAAGGCAGTTGTACATATACAAGGTCATATAAACCAATCATATTCTATCAACAACcttaattacaaaagaaaatggtCATTGTATCCattcaaaaagcaaacaaatagagAAGCTCTCTAAGTTCCGAAGCCTTCCAAAACTTTCCTATATAAGCAATGAAATATCCTTTCTAATTGAGCCAAGTATGCTCCTTGAAAATGCTCTAGGCTTAGTTTCGAACTTGACAACAAAGTTTCATGAAAGAAACATCATGGCTATACATTCATAAAGTGTAAAGGGATTCGGTTCAGTTTCCTAACCTCCAAAACTGAAACTGAATCAATAAGGTTTGGTTcggttcttttttttctttttcggttCGATGTTCGgtcgttttttttttcgattttcggttttttgaacccacccctaggtTTTACACTACATGACCTATTAAGATATCGAGTATGATACAAAAATAACATGAACAcgaaaaacacgacacgaatgctaGGTTTACTCTCCGTAGTTTAGATGatcttgtataaaaataaaatagaaaaagtaTAAAAACATGAATTTTGTGAAATGGGCTTTGCCACCTCTaataattacaataaaattGGGCTTTCACATAAAGTTTGCTTTAGCCCAAAGCCACGGTGCTGGCTATTCAATTGTTCATGGTACAGAGCTCAGCAACTCCTCAAGTTCTCAAATTTGAGATACTTCGCCACCGCCCAATGTTCCGGCAAAAGAGCTTCCGCCATTtcctagggttagggttttggttgtGTTGATAAGGATAATTAGatgtattttattgttttattctTCTATTGTTTATTTGAAATTCAAGTGTATGATAGTTATATTAGAACTCATACGTACCGAAAAGGATATCTTTTGTATAAAACATTGTAACAGTTTACATTGTTGATTAATGGAATACGTAAACTTCACATCGTATTCAAGCCGTCGATCCTTctataaggtttttttttggtaaattacataaaattatctCAATAattgggtcattaacagtttcatatctcgtctttaaaaagttccaatgtcataccttattttcgaatttgttgcaatgtcatacctttcGTCAGTTGTCTGTGAATTCCTCTGTTAAATAATGACGTGACTTGAGACATGActcactttctattaaaaaattaagaaaataataatttaccctaaaaaaataaaaaataaaaacccaatccAGTTGTTCCCCTTCCCACTTCCCCCTTCCCCTCTTCCCCTTCTCCGCTACCTCTTCGACTCCCCCTCCCTCCGTTCCTCTCGTTCCCTCCCTCCGTTCATCTCCTCCCCTCCCTTAATTCATCTCCGTCCCTCCCTACAAACCCATCACCCCACCCCTTATccccatcaattttttttccagcTCGCGTCTTCCTCCACCCTCCCCGGCCACACTCATCCCACTCCCCCAATCTTCTCATCTATCCccagaaacaaacaaattaaaatataaaaaaatatattaaaaaaaacagaaaaattccTCAGCACACCCGTTGCTCTTGATCAAAATCTCTGCATCGACGACGTGATGTCGAGGCAGGTCAGGAGAGGGAGAGTTTGGGGGTTTGCTTCTTAAGGTTTAtagaagagaaaggagagagagagagagagagagagagagagagagagagagagagagtgggttTGGGTCGGGGAGGTGGTTGTGAAGGAGAAGACATGGGGGATCGGGTCGGGTTCAAGCCCGTGAGAGGTGGGGAGGAGATGAATAGAGGAAGGGAACGAGAGGAACGGAGAGGGGGAGTAGAAGAGGTGGCAGAGGTgaggttttggatttgggttgcagGGAGAAGGGGAAGGGGGAAGGGGGAAGGGGTCGGGGAACAacctggttttgtttttttttttttttttttttttttaaattttttaagggtaaattattattttaataatattttattaattttttaataaaaaatgggccCGCCTCAACCCACATCATCAGCATTTAACAcaggaattgacagacaactgtatgacattgaaacttgatatgaaactgttaatgatccaatagttgagatagttttatgtaatttacttttatttatttatttatttttttttcaattctcaTGGCTTCTTCATCCTTTTCCATTCCTAATATTTATACCCTAGTCTCGGTGAAGGTTTTTGAGACGAACTATCTCCAATGGGGGAGTATCAAGTCAAGCTGTTCCTGGTTGGTCAGAATTTCTGGCGTTGTATTGATGGTTCTTATGAGTGCCCCACTCCTGTTTTTTCCCCTCCTGCTCATGCCACGTCTACTGCTGCTGCTTCTCCGGAGTCTAACTCCTCGGTTGTTCTTCGTTCTTTTATGGCCTCTTCAACGCCTAATCTGGAATACCTTATATGGTATCAAACTGATCAGACGCTCGTTGGTATGCTTCAAGCAACTCTTAGTGAGCTCGTTCTTTCGTTGACTGTTGGGCTATCTACTTCTGGTGAAATTTAGGAGCACCTTCGCTATAATTTGTCGCAGCACTCTCTTACCAATGCCACTCATTGTCTTTTTCAGTTGATCtctgtggaaaatatggaagagaatgttttttctcattatatttctctacaagattacaaggatatatatacatgatacaagtgtgtaggtaggacaaggtagccgtcctagtgtgtaggtaggacaaggtaggacggctgtaggggACAAGGTAGctgtcctagtgtgtaggtaggacaaggtaggacggctgtatgacggcttgacggctgtaggacggctagtgtgtaggtaggacaaggtaggacggctgtaggacggcttgacggctgtaggacggcttattcttccaataatctcACTATAAAAAGGGACAAAACCGATTGCTAAATATCTTGGACAGGCAAAGAATCTTGCTGATCACTTGGCTTCGATTGGGCAGCCTGTTGCCAATGAAGATCTGGTTTCGTATGTGCTTTTTGGTTTGGGACCAGAGTATAGCGTACTTCTTGTTATCCTGACTAATTTTCCTCAGCTAAATGAATTGCACTATCGTCTTCTTTTCTTTGAGTCACAATTGCCCGTGACTCAGGGTGTCTCTTCTGCACCTTAGGCTTTTTACCTTGTGCGCACCAATGGTGGTGGAGGGTCTGGAAATCGTGCCAATGGGGGACAACACCAGCGGTAGTACGGTGGTGGAGGTACTGCTCTACATGGAAATCGTGGCAACTTTGGTGGCCGCAATGCACCAAATCAAGGGTATGGCCataataacaacaacaataataggGGCCCTCATCGAGGGCTTTCTGTAGCTTCTGGACTCCTTAGGTCATCACCCAATTCTCGTGGGTCTTGCTGGATTTGCCTTCAACAAAGCCATCTGGCTACAAATTGCCCACAGACCCTTCGTCCTGACAATGAGTTATCCCGTGCATTTGCTGGTATGCACCTTTCTTAACCTTTTGATTCGCCTTGGCTTCCGGACACGAGTGCAACGCATCACATGAATGCTCGTTCCCTGACTGGTCCCACTGGGTATGGTTCCACGGATCAAGTTATGGTTGGTAGTGGTGAAACTCCCGCACAATGGTAATCTGTCCTTTGCGTCTGGgtcttttaattttcatctGTCTAATGTTTTGCAAGTTCCTGGCATATGTAAAAGTTTGTTGTCTATTGCTAAGTTTACTCGGGATAATTTGGTTAGTTTGACATTTTTTTGTCCTTGGGGATTTGTTATTCGTGATTTAAAAACGAGAGTTGTCCTTTTTTCAGGGCTTCATGCGAGGATGGACTCTATCTAATTAAACTTGGTCGTGCTTCTAGGACTTCTTCTTCAAAGAACGCCTTTGCATCGCCCTCTTTATGGCATTGCCGTCTTGGGCATCCATCTCCTCACGTACTTAGTGTTTTAGCTTCTGGGAATTTTTTAGGGTCTAATTTTTCAGTTTCAAATAAGGAATTTTGTAATAATCGGCGTTGGCTAAGTCCCATTGCTTATCGTTAAATTTGTTTGAACACTATTCTACTTCTCCATTTGATTTAATTCATTCCAATGTTTGGATGTCTCCCGTAGCATCTATCTCCGCGTTTCGTTATTATGTTTCATTTACGGATGATTATTAGCGTTATTCATAGATTTTTCTCATGCGATATAAATCCAAAGTCTTTAATCATTTTAGTAATTTTGTGAACTTTGTTCAAACACAATTTTCTACAACTATTAAACAATTTCAAAGTGACAAGGGTAAAGAATTTGATAATTCGTCGTTTCATCAGTTGTGTGCACAAAAGGGATTCACCATCGTTTTTCGTGTCCACATACACCCTAGCAGAATGGTCTTGCCAGACGCAAGCATCATCATATTTCAAAGATTGGTTGCACTTTATTACTCACGGCCATGATTCCCCACAATCTCTGGGATAAGGCTCTCACCATTGCGGTCTATATCATTAATCGATTTTCCACCTCTGTACTTAATAGGAAGTCGCCTTACCAATATTTATTTGGTCGTACTTGTGGTTATTTGGCAGTTCGTGTTTTTCGTTGCACTTGCTTTCCATTTCTTGGTGATTACGTAACTAACAAGTTGCAACCTAGATCTTTGTCTTGTGTTTTTATTGGATACAGTGCTCAGTACAAGGTGTATCACTGCCTACACGCATCCACTGGCCGAGTTTACATATCGCGGCATGTTATTTTCGATGAAGACATGTTTCCTTAAGAGCAGCTCAGCATTCGTGAGGCTAGGGAATCTGAATTTGTTTTTGTCCCGCATGTTACCGCCGCTGCTGCAGTTCCTCACGTTGCAGCCCCACAGCATGACACCTTTCAGCCTCAACTACAAGCTGCCACTCCTGCTGCTGTAGTTCCTCCCGTTGCAGCCTCACAGTCCGACACCTTTCAGCGTGCAGCCTTTGATGTTGCTACTGCACTCCCGCAGGTTAATTTTGCCCCACATGTAGCAATGGTGCCTCTTCATGCACCGCCTCCTCACCATGGTCCACAAACTCGATCAAAATGCGGTATTTTTAAACCCAAGATGCGCTTTTTTTTTGCTTCCTGTCATCCTCTTCCCACTGCTTTCATTGTT from Pyrus communis chromosome 9, drPyrComm1.1, whole genome shotgun sequence harbors:
- the LOC137746301 gene encoding L-type lectin-domain containing receptor kinase IV.1-like isoform X1 — its product is MFIKIAMLFKLVILTLVTIAAAEDLNFTFNGFQSANLRLDGIAGVTPNGLLRLTNETRQNQGHAFYPNSITFKNSSNGTVFSFSTTFVFAIRSEYAGLSGHGITFVVAPTKGLPGALPSQYLGLFNESNTGNDTNHVFAVELDTIQSKEFHDIDDNHVGIDVNGLQSKKAAPAAYYDQNNARFRNLTLISGQPMKVWVEYEGAKKQIDVTLAPINVDKPYTPLLSLNLDLSPILNETMYVGFSSSTGSVLTSHYVLGWSFKINGQAQELVVSKLPKLPQIGGKRRSKLLTIGVPILSVSLILLAVYCLIYVIRRKSKFAELLEDWELEYGPQRFKYKELYIATKGFKEKELLGSGGFGKVYRGILPTTKIEIAVKRVSHESRQGMKEFVAEIVSIGCLRHRNLVPLLGYCRRKGELLLVYDYMANGSLDKYLHDQPAVTLNWSQRFRVIRGIASGLFYLHEGWEQVVIHRDVKASNVLLDGELNARLGDFGLSRLYDHGTDPQTTHIVGTLGYLAPEHTRTGRATVSTDVFAFGAFLLEVACGRRPIETQGPEQDLILVDWVFSCWNRSNILEAKDKNIGTEFVTEEVELVLKLGLLCSHPEPSARPSMRRVVQYLEGDIAMPELSVLGLSSSGLTFAHHEGFDDFAMSYSSSMTKGFSYSSYAAESTLLSGGR
- the LOC137746301 gene encoding L-type lectin-domain containing receptor kinase IV.1-like isoform X2; protein product: MLFKLVILTLVTIAAAEDLNFTFNGFQSANLRLDGIAGVTPNGLLRLTNETRQNQGHAFYPNSITFKNSSNGTVFSFSTTFVFAIRSEYAGLSGHGITFVVAPTKGLPGALPSQYLGLFNESNTGNDTNHVFAVELDTIQSKEFHDIDDNHVGIDVNGLQSKKAAPAAYYDQNNARFRNLTLISGQPMKVWVEYEGAKKQIDVTLAPINVDKPYTPLLSLNLDLSPILNETMYVGFSSSTGSVLTSHYVLGWSFKINGQAQELVVSKLPKLPQIGGKRRSKLLTIGVPILSVSLILLAVYCLIYVIRRKSKFAELLEDWELEYGPQRFKYKELYIATKGFKEKELLGSGGFGKVYRGILPTTKIEIAVKRVSHESRQGMKEFVAEIVSIGCLRHRNLVPLLGYCRRKGELLLVYDYMANGSLDKYLHDQPAVTLNWSQRFRVIRGIASGLFYLHEGWEQVVIHRDVKASNVLLDGELNARLGDFGLSRLYDHGTDPQTTHIVGTLGYLAPEHTRTGRATVSTDVFAFGAFLLEVACGRRPIETQGPEQDLILVDWVFSCWNRSNILEAKDKNIGTEFVTEEVELVLKLGLLCSHPEPSARPSMRRVVQYLEGDIAMPELSVLGLSSSGLTFAHHEGFDDFAMSYSSSMTKGFSYSSYAAESTLLSGGR